Part of the Azospirillum formosense genome is shown below.
CTCCGACGGTGGCCGGGGGCCGGAGCGGACCCGTGCGGATCGTCGGCGGTAAGCACCGCGGGCGGCGGCTGGCCGCCCCGGCGGGAAGCGACACGCGGCCGACCACCGACCGCACCCGCGAATCCCTGTTCAACATCCTGTCCCACGCCGACTGGGGGCCGGACGGCGCCGACCTGCTGGAGGGCGCCGTCGTGGTGGACGCCTTCTGCGGAACCGGCGCCCTGGGGCTGGAGGCGCTGTCCCGCGGGGCCGCCCACGCCAGCTTCCTCGATCTGGGCCGCGCCGCCCTGGACGCCGTGCGGGCCAACGTCGCGGCGCTGGGGGAGGGGGCGAACGCCGCGGTCCTGCGCGCCGACGCGACCCGCCCGCCTCCGCCGCCGCTCCGTCCCTGCACCCTGGCCTTCCTCGACCCGCCCTACGGCCAGGATCTGGCGCCGCGGGCCCTGGCCGGGCTGGTCAAGGCCGGCTGGCTGGCCCCCGGCGCCGTGCTGGTGGTCGAGGTCGCCGGGCGCGATGGGCTGCCCCTGCCGCCCGGCTTCGCGGCGCTGGACGAGCGCCGCTACGGCGACACCCGCGTCCAGTTCCTGCGGTACGACCCGCCTCAGCCGTAGGTGAAGAAGGCCGAGGTGACTTGGTTCGGGGCGATCCCGGCCAGGGTCAGACGGTCGCCGCCGCCGAAATCGAGCAGGGCGCTGCCGCTGCCGTCCGATCCCAGCCGGTAGGTCATGTTGGAGGCGATCTGGATGCGGTCGTTCTGCGCGCGGCTGAAGTCGGCGATGCGGTCCTGACCGCCGCCGCGCGTGAAGACGAACAGGTCCGCTCCCGAACCGCCCCACAGCGTGTCGTTGCCGGCATCGCCCCACAGCGTGTCGTTCCCCTCGTCCCCCATCAGGAGGTCGGCGCCGGCACCGCCGTGCAGCGCGTC
Proteins encoded:
- the rsmD gene encoding 16S rRNA (guanine(966)-N(2))-methyltransferase RsmD, whose amino-acid sequence is MRIVGGKHRGRRLAAPAGSDTRPTTDRTRESLFNILSHADWGPDGADLLEGAVVVDAFCGTGALGLEALSRGAAHASFLDLGRAALDAVRANVAALGEGANAAVLRADATRPPPPPLRPCTLAFLDPPYGQDLAPRALAGLVKAGWLAPGAVLVVEVAGRDGLPLPPGFAALDERRYGDTRVQFLRYDPPQP